The sequence GTTGCGGCGGTCGCGCACGCCCAGGAAAGCCCAGGTCATTTCCCGCAAGACGCCCAGGAAGCCGAGGCGCTGGCCGCCCTCGCTCATGCCGCGGCAGCCTGCAGGCGACGCGAAAGCCGGCCGAGCGCCTGGTTTTCCAGCTGGCGGATGCGCTCTGCCGACACGCCGTACTTCTCGCCAAGTTCCTTCAGGCCGGTCTTGTTTTCGGCTAGCCAGCGCTGCTCCAGGATGTCGCGGCTGCGGGCATCGAGCGTGTCCAGCCCTTCTCGCAGCAGCTGCAGCCGATGATCGGCCCATTGTTCCTCTTCAAGCGCCTGCGAAGGGTCCGGTCGCAGGTCGGCGATGGTCAGCGCCGGCGCGGGCAGGTCATCGTCGCTGGCGTCGGTGGCGGCATCGAAGGACACCGGCCGCTCGCTCAGACGGGCGTCCATATCCCGCACGTCCTGCGGGCGGACGTCGAGTTCCATGGCGATTTCCGCCGCCTGGGCGTCGCTCAGATGCCCCAGGCGCTGCTTGTGCTGGCGCAGGTTGAAGAACAGCTTGCGCTGCGCCTTGGTGGTGGCGATCTTGACGATGCTCCAGTTGCGCAGCACGTACTCGTGAATTTCAGCCCGGATCCAGTGCACGGCAAACGACACCAGCCGGATGCCACGGCGCGGGTCGAAGCGGCGCACGGCCTTCATGAGGCCGATGGCACCTTCCTGGATCAGGTCGGCCAGCGGCAGGCCGTAGCCGTTGTAGCCGCGGGCGACGTGGATGACATAACGCAGGTGCGAGCTGACCAGCTGACGGGCAGCATCCAGGTCGCCCTGATCCTGCAGGCGAACTGCCAGGGCGTGTTCTTCTTCGGCAGACAGATAGGGTGCCTGGTGGGCGGCGCGAATCAGTTGGTTGAGGTTGCCGACTGCCTGCAGCGGCAGGGGAACGGTCAGGGCAGTGGACATACAGTGTTTCCCTCGCGATGGACGCCAAAATGTTAGCACTCGGCCGATTAGAGTGCTAAATCCGTCCTGAGTTGCCGATGTGAGCCGCTCCCCGCCCGTGTCGGTGCGGTCGCTCCGCCGGGTTGACCCGGGCGGGTGCCGCTGCGTCTATCCGCCGCCGACGTGCCGGTAGTGTCCATTCAGCGCGCTAGCGGCGATGCCGATCTGCGTCAGGATATGCGCCGCTGCCGCTGCCCGTCGACCGCTGTTGCAGTAACACACGTAATGAACGGTCGGATCGAGGCGTCCGGCGTGCAGGCGAACTTCCTGCAGCGGCAGATTGTAGGCCCCCGGCAGGTGCGAGTTTTGCCACTCGCCGCGCTGGCGCACGTCCAGCCAGTGGCCGCCAGTGCTGATCAGTTCGATGGCCGCTGAGGCGGAAACCAGGGCTTGCTGCGGCGGCGTCTGCAGGCGCTGAAAGTCCTCCGCGGGCAAGCGCATCAGCATGCCATCGCTGATCATGCTGACCGTGGCGGTGCTGACCGGTACCCCGCCCAGTGCCTCGACGCCAAAGCATTCGCCTTCGCCCAGCTGCGACAGTTCGATCGACTCACCTTCGTCCGCCGGACTCTCGCGCGTCGCCAGCGCAGTGCCACTGTCGATGATGTAGAACTCGCCCACCGCCTCGCCCTGGTGGGTCATTACCTGGCGCTCCTGCACCGCCTGCGGCACGAAGCTTTGCATCAGTTCTTCGATGCGCGCTGCGGGCGTGCTGCGCAGGGCCGGGAAAAAGCTGTAGCGCCAGCGCCGCGGAATGCTCCGACTGAAGAACGCAGTGGCTCGATCCATGCTGCGACGCTCCACGACCGCCAGCTGGTCCCAGGTCGACATCAGGTCGACCAGCTCAAAGGGCACAGACAGCAGCACCACCTCCGAAAAGGCGGTCACCGACCGGAAGCGCCCGTCGTTGAGCGGATAGGCGGCGCTGGGGGTGCCGGCTTCGATGATGGCCGCCACACCAGTGGTTGTGACGGCACTGGCCTCGCCGGCCAGCAGATACAGGGATTCGCCGAACGGTTCGTGCGGGGCTTCGAAGATGAGGCTGCGATCGGCGGGTTCTTCGACGCGCGCCAGTTCGGCCAGCTCGACCAGCTGGGCGCGGGGAAACGTGGACAGCGGCAGGTAATGCCGGAGCTGGCTGAAATGGATCGCGCCTGACACGCGCTGCGGCTCCCCTGATAGGCCTGCCCGGTATTGTCACACGGGTCCAGGCAATGGCACGGGCGCGCCGGGGGCCAAGTCAGGGGATGCGCCGCACGCCCGTGTCGTTGCCGATCAGCAGCACGTCCGCGCCCCGGGCGGCGAACAGCCCATTGCTGACCACACCGGCGATGTTGTTGAGTGTCTGTTCGAGCTTGATCGGTTCCACGATATCGAGGCCGTGCACGTCCAGAATGATGTTGCCGTTGTCGGTGACGAAGCCGTGGCGGTACTCCGGCCGGCCGCCCAGGGCGACGATTTCGCGGGCCACGTAGCTGCGTGCCATGGGGATGACCTCCACCGGCAGCGGGAAGGCGCCCAGGCGCCCGACCAGCTTCGATTCGTCGGCGATGCACACGAACTGCCGGCTGGCAGCGGCAATGATCTTCTCGCGCGTGAGTGCACCGCCGCCGCCCTTGATGAGCTGGCGGTGCGGGGTCGCCTCGTCGGCGCCGTCGATGTAGACCGGCAGCGTGCCGGCGTCGTTCAGGTCGACCAGATCGATGCCCTGCGCCTGCAGGCGTTCGGCCGTGGCCACCGAACTGGCGACGGCGCCCTTGATGCGCTGGCGAAGCGCACTCAGGCAGTCGATGAAGAAATTCACCGTCGAGCCGGTACCGACGCCGATCACCTCGTCCTGCGGCAGGAATTCGAGCGCCGCCTCGGCGGCGCGCCGTTTGCCGATGTCCTGGTCAGGCATGTCTGCGGTTTCCTTCAGGGTGATACGCGGTAAGTGCCGTTATGCTCGACCACGCGCACTCGCTGGCCGACTTGGAACTGCTGCTCGCTTTGTTCCTGCACGATGGCCATGACGTTGCCGTTTTCCAGCCGCACGGTAATTTCCAGTCCGTCGGCCTTGGTCAGCAGACGCTCGCCGGCCTGTCCGGCCACGCCGCCGGCCACGGCGCCGGCCACGGCGGCCGCCTTCTGGCCGGTTCCGCCACCGACGGTACTGCCGGCAAGCCCGCCCAGCACGGCGCCGGTAGCGGCCCCCAGGTAGCCGGCTCGGCCTTCGATCTTGACCGGCTGGATGGCCTCGATGGTGCCGAATTTCACTACTTGTGCCTGGCGCGCTTCATCGCGCGAGTAGACGTTGCCGGCGGTGCTGGAGGCGCACGCGCCAAGGCCCCCGGCGGTTGCCGCGACGGCCAGCGTGACGAGGGTCAATCTGAAAAATTGAAATGACATACAGTACCTTGAGGTCGGGAAAGCCGTACCTGAGACACCGAGGCTGACCACAGGTTTCAGGGTGCCGATGCCTTGGGAAGTACGGAAGCATCCGGTATCTCCCGCAGCGAGGGGACGCGCCGCCGAAATCAGTGGCTGCAAGTAGGAGCCCGGCTCCGCCGGGCGATCATCGGACTGCGCGCCTACCAGCTCCTTCACCGGCGGCGGGCGCGCATTGTAGCGGCCGTGGCCCGGTCGCGTTCAGGTGCCGGATGGCAGGGCCATCGCCAGCAGCACCGCGGTCTCGATCAGCTCGATGGCCGCGCCGTAGACATCGCCACTGGCGCCGCCCAGCCGGTGCAGGGCGCCGCGGCCGATCAGGCAGACCAGCAGCGCTGCCAGCAGCAAGGCGCCGGGCGCCACGATCAGCGACAGCCCTGCGACCACCGCCACGACCAGCCAGCCGGTCTGGCGTGGCAGCCGCGCCGTGATCGCCTCTGCCATGCCGCCGGGGCTGCTGTAGGGCAGGGCGCACATCAGCGCCAACACGCCGCCGCGGCCG is a genomic window of Immundisolibacter sp. containing:
- the rpoH gene encoding RNA polymerase sigma factor RpoH; translated protein: MSTALTVPLPLQAVGNLNQLIRAAHQAPYLSAEEEHALAVRLQDQGDLDAARQLVSSHLRYVIHVARGYNGYGLPLADLIQEGAIGLMKAVRRFDPRRGIRLVSFAVHWIRAEIHEYVLRNWSIVKIATTKAQRKLFFNLRQHKQRLGHLSDAQAAEIAMELDVRPQDVRDMDARLSERPVSFDAATDASDDDLPAPALTIADLRPDPSQALEEEQWADHRLQLLREGLDTLDARSRDILEQRWLAENKTGLKELGEKYGVSAERIRQLENQALGRLSRRLQAAAA
- a CDS encoding rhodanese-like domain-containing protein gives rise to the protein MSGAIHFSQLRHYLPLSTFPRAQLVELAELARVEEPADRSLIFEAPHEPFGESLYLLAGEASAVTTTGVAAIIEAGTPSAAYPLNDGRFRSVTAFSEVVLLSVPFELVDLMSTWDQLAVVERRSMDRATAFFSRSIPRRWRYSFFPALRSTPAARIEELMQSFVPQAVQERQVMTHQGEAVGEFYIIDSGTALATRESPADEGESIELSQLGEGECFGVEALGGVPVSTATVSMISDGMLMRLPAEDFQRLQTPPQQALVSASAAIELISTGGHWLDVRQRGEWQNSHLPGAYNLPLQEVRLHAGRLDPTVHYVCYCNSGRRAAAAAHILTQIGIAASALNGHYRHVGGG
- the rpiA gene encoding ribose-5-phosphate isomerase RpiA; this encodes MPDQDIGKRRAAEAALEFLPQDEVIGVGTGSTVNFFIDCLSALRQRIKGAVASSVATAERLQAQGIDLVDLNDAGTLPVYIDGADEATPHRQLIKGGGGALTREKIIAAASRQFVCIADESKLVGRLGAFPLPVEVIPMARSYVAREIVALGGRPEYRHGFVTDNGNIILDVHGLDIVEPIKLEQTLNNIAGVVSNGLFAARGADVLLIGNDTGVRRIP
- a CDS encoding glycine zipper 2TM domain-containing protein — protein: MSFQFFRLTLVTLAVAATAGGLGACASSTAGNVYSRDEARQAQVVKFGTIEAIQPVKIEGRAGYLGAATGAVLGGLAGSTVGGGTGQKAAAVAGAVAGGVAGQAGERLLTKADGLEITVRLENGNVMAIVQEQSEQQFQVGQRVRVVEHNGTYRVSP